A genomic stretch from Pseudomonas alkylphenolica includes:
- a CDS encoding nitrate/nitrite transporter encodes MNTSFWKSGHIPTLFAAFLYFDLSFMVWYLLGPLAVQIATDLQLTTQQRGLMVATPILAGAILRFAMGILADRLSPKTAGLIGQVIVIIALFCAWNLGIHSYEQALLLGVFLGVAGASFAVSLPLASQWYPAQHQGKAMGIAGAGNSGTVFAALLAPVLAASFGWNNVFGFAVVPLVLTLALFALLARNAPQRPKPKAMADYLKALGDRDSWWFMFFYSVTFGGFIGLASALPGYFNDQYGLSPVTAGYYTAACVFAGSLMRPLGGALADRFGGIRTLLAMYTVAAICIAAVGFNLPSSVAALALFVSAMLGLGAGNGAVFQLVPQRFRQEIGVMTGLIGMAGGIGGFLLAAGLGAIKQHSGDYQLGLWLFASLGVLAWFGLYGVKQRWRTTWGSAAVTAARV; translated from the coding sequence ATGAATACGAGTTTCTGGAAGTCCGGGCATATTCCCACGCTGTTCGCCGCCTTTTTGTACTTCGACCTGAGCTTTATGGTCTGGTACCTGCTCGGCCCCCTGGCGGTGCAGATTGCCACCGACCTGCAACTGACCACCCAGCAACGCGGGCTGATGGTTGCCACACCGATCCTCGCCGGCGCCATCCTGCGTTTCGCGATGGGCATCCTGGCAGACCGCCTGTCACCGAAAACCGCCGGCCTGATTGGCCAGGTGATCGTCATCATTGCGTTGTTCTGCGCCTGGAACCTGGGCATACACAGCTATGAACAGGCGCTGCTGCTGGGTGTGTTCCTCGGCGTCGCCGGCGCTTCCTTTGCCGTCTCCCTGCCACTGGCTTCGCAGTGGTACCCGGCCCAGCACCAGGGCAAGGCTATGGGTATTGCCGGCGCGGGCAACTCCGGCACCGTATTCGCCGCGCTGCTGGCGCCGGTCCTGGCCGCCAGTTTTGGCTGGAACAATGTCTTCGGCTTTGCCGTGGTGCCGCTGGTGCTGACCCTGGCGCTGTTCGCCCTGCTTGCGCGCAATGCCCCGCAACGCCCCAAGCCCAAGGCCATGGCCGATTACCTCAAAGCCCTGGGTGATCGCGACAGCTGGTGGTTCATGTTCTTCTACAGCGTCACCTTTGGCGGCTTCATCGGCCTGGCCAGCGCCCTGCCCGGCTACTTCAACGACCAGTACGGCCTGAGCCCGGTCACTGCCGGCTACTACACTGCCGCCTGCGTGTTCGCCGGCAGTCTGATGCGCCCTCTGGGTGGCGCCCTGGCCGATCGCTTTGGCGGGATCCGTACCCTGCTGGCGATGTACACCGTGGCAGCCATCTGTATTGCTGCGGTCGGTTTCAACCTGCCAAGCTCGGTGGCGGCACTGGCGTTGTTCGTCAGTGCCATGCTCGGTCTTGGTGCTGGCAATGGCGCAGTGTTCCAACTGGTACCGCAGCGTTTTCGCCAGGAAATCGGCGTGATGACCGGCTTGATCGGCATGGCCGGCGGTATCGGTGGTTTCCTCCTGGCCGCCGGCCTTGGCGCAATCAAACAACACAGCGGCGACTATCAACTGGGGCTTTGGCTGTTTGCCAGCCTCGGTGTGCTGGCCTGGTTCGGCCTGTACGGCGTGAAACAACGCTGGCGCACCACCTGGGGCTCGGCCGCTGTCACCGCGGCGCGGGTCTGA
- a CDS encoding ANTAR domain-containing response regulator, translating into MLRILLIDDTEKKVGRLKAALVEAGFEVIEASGLIIDLPARVETVRPDVVLIDTESPGRDVMEQVILVSRDRPRPIVMFTDEHDPSVMRQAIQAGVSAYIVEGIHAARLQPILDVAMARFESDQALKAQLQARDQQLAERKRIELAKGLLMKMKDCNEEQAYTLMRRQAMSKQQKLIQVAEQIIAMSDLLDT; encoded by the coding sequence ATGCTGCGAATCCTGTTGATCGACGACACCGAAAAGAAAGTCGGGCGCCTGAAGGCCGCACTGGTTGAAGCCGGCTTCGAAGTCATCGAAGCGTCAGGGCTGATCATCGACCTGCCGGCACGCGTCGAAACGGTGCGTCCGGATGTGGTGCTGATCGATACCGAGTCACCGGGCCGGGATGTGATGGAGCAAGTCATCCTGGTCAGTCGCGACCGGCCACGGCCAATTGTCATGTTTACCGACGAGCACGATCCGAGCGTGATGCGCCAGGCGATCCAGGCCGGGGTCAGCGCTTACATCGTCGAAGGCATCCATGCGGCGCGGTTGCAGCCAATCCTCGACGTGGCCATGGCCCGCTTCGAAAGCGACCAGGCGCTCAAGGCCCAGCTGCAAGCCCGCGACCAGCAACTGGCCGAGCGCAAGCGCATCGAGCTGGCCAAGGGGCTGCTGATGAAAATGAAGGACTGCAACGAAGAACAGGCTTACACCCTGATGCGTCGCCAGGCCATGAGCAAGCAACAGAAGCTGATCCAGGTGGCCGAACAGATCATCGCCATGAGTGATTTGCTCGACACCTAG
- a CDS encoding CmpA/NrtA family ABC transporter substrate-binding protein gives MNNDTPTTPLAWVNGSDAPEKHSLDIGFMALSDCASVVVAATQGFAQPYGLSLNLKRQSSWAGLRDKLVSGELDAAHSLYGLIYAVHLGIGGTGATDMAVLMGLNQNGQGINLSAALQRQRVTRPEALERFVHQSRTKLTFAQTFPTGTHAMWLYYWLASQGIHPLHDVNSVVVPPAQMLAHLQAGRIDGFCVGEPWSADAVEQGQGITLATSQSIWPDHPEKVLGCTRAFVEQYPNTARALVKAILAASRFIEQSPENRRSTAQLLSGQAYLDTPLNSIEPRLLGAYHDGLGNHWHDSHALRLHDNGRANLPYLSDGMWFMTQFRRWGLLREDPDYLGVARQVQQLALYRDAATAIGVPCTEQNMRRSQLIDGSYWDGSDPAGYARSFALHALKEMP, from the coding sequence GTGAACAACGATACCCCCACGACTCCACTGGCCTGGGTCAACGGCAGCGATGCGCCGGAAAAGCACAGCCTGGACATCGGCTTCATGGCCCTGAGCGACTGCGCCTCGGTAGTGGTTGCCGCGACCCAGGGCTTTGCCCAGCCCTATGGCCTGAGCCTGAACCTCAAGCGCCAGAGTTCCTGGGCCGGCCTGCGCGACAAGCTGGTCAGCGGCGAGCTGGACGCCGCCCATAGCCTGTATGGGCTGATTTATGCCGTGCACCTGGGCATTGGCGGCACCGGAGCCACCGACATGGCGGTGCTGATGGGGCTCAATCAGAATGGCCAAGGCATCAATCTGTCGGCGGCGCTGCAGCGTCAGCGCGTGACCCGTCCCGAGGCGCTGGAGCGTTTCGTGCACCAAAGCAGGACAAAACTCACCTTTGCCCAGACCTTTCCGACCGGCACTCACGCCATGTGGCTGTATTACTGGCTGGCCAGCCAGGGCATCCACCCACTGCATGACGTCAACAGCGTTGTAGTGCCACCGGCGCAGATGCTTGCTCATCTACAAGCCGGGCGCATTGACGGTTTCTGTGTCGGCGAACCCTGGTCGGCCGACGCCGTCGAGCAGGGCCAGGGAATCACCTTGGCGACCAGCCAATCGATCTGGCCTGACCACCCTGAGAAAGTCCTCGGCTGTACCCGCGCCTTCGTCGAGCAATACCCCAACACCGCCAGAGCGCTGGTCAAAGCGATTCTGGCCGCCAGCCGCTTCATCGAGCAAAGCCCGGAAAACCGTCGCAGCACTGCCCAACTGCTGAGCGGCCAGGCCTACCTGGACACACCCTTGAACAGCATCGAACCGCGCCTGCTCGGCGCCTACCACGACGGCCTTGGCAATCACTGGCACGACTCGCACGCCTTGCGCCTGCACGACAACGGCCGGGCCAACCTGCCCTACCTGTCCGACGGTATGTGGTTCATGACCCAGTTCCGCCGCTGGGGCCTGCTGCGCGAAGACCCCGACTACCTCGGCGTGGCGCGCCAGGTGCAGCAACTGGCGCTGTACCGCGACGCCGCCACGGCCATCGGTGTGCCTTGTACCGAGCAGAACATGCGCCGCAGCCAGTTGATCGATGGCAGCTATTGGGATGGCAGCGACCCCGCTGGCTACGCCCGCAGCTTTGCCCTTCACGCGCTGAAGGAGATGCCATGA
- a CDS encoding quinone-dependent dihydroorotate dehydrogenase: MYTLARQLLFKLSPETSHDLSLDLIGAGGRLGLNGLLTKAPASLPVTVMGLEFANPVGLAAGLDKNGAAIDGFAQLGFGFVEIGTVTPRPQPGNPKPRLFRLPQAEAIINRMGFNNLGVDNLLNRVQAAKYRGVLGINIGKNFDTPVERAVDDYLICLDKVYDHASYITVNVSSPNTPGLRSLQFGDSLKQLLDALAERRGQLASQYGKHVPLAIKIAPDMSDEETALVAAALVESGMDAVIATNTTLGREGVEGLPHGDEAGGLSGAPVLEKSTHIVKVLSGELGGKLPIIAAGGITEGKHAAQKIAAGASLVQIYSGFIYKGPALIREAVDAIAAMPR, translated from the coding sequence ATGTATACCCTGGCCCGCCAGTTGCTGTTCAAGCTCTCCCCGGAGACCTCCCATGACCTGTCCCTGGACCTGATCGGCGCCGGTGGCCGCCTGGGCCTGAACGGGCTGCTGACCAAGGCCCCGGCCTCCTTGCCGGTGACGGTCATGGGCCTGGAGTTCGCCAACCCGGTGGGGCTGGCGGCAGGTCTGGACAAGAACGGTGCAGCCATCGATGGTTTTGCCCAGCTGGGTTTCGGTTTTGTCGAGATCGGCACGGTCACGCCGCGTCCGCAGCCGGGCAACCCCAAGCCGCGCCTGTTCCGCTTGCCACAGGCCGAGGCGATCATCAACCGCATGGGCTTCAACAACCTGGGTGTCGATAACTTGCTGAACCGCGTGCAGGCGGCGAAATATCGCGGCGTGCTGGGCATCAATATCGGCAAGAACTTTGATACCCCGGTCGAGCGCGCGGTGGACGACTACCTGATCTGTCTGGACAAGGTCTACGACCATGCCAGCTACATCACCGTCAACGTCAGCTCGCCCAATACCCCGGGCCTACGTAGCCTGCAGTTCGGCGACTCGCTCAAGCAGTTGCTCGATGCCCTGGCCGAGCGCCGCGGGCAACTGGCTTCGCAGTACGGCAAGCATGTACCGTTGGCGATCAAGATCGCTCCGGACATGAGCGACGAAGAAACCGCTCTGGTGGCAGCGGCGCTGGTTGAGTCAGGCATGGATGCGGTGATTGCCACCAACACCACGCTGGGCCGTGAAGGTGTCGAAGGCTTGCCTCATGGCGACGAGGCCGGTGGCCTGTCGGGCGCGCCGGTACTGGAAAAGAGCACGCATATCGTCAAGGTGCTGTCGGGTGAGCTGGGTGGCAAGTTGCCAATCATCGCCGCCGGGGGCATCACCGAGGGCAAGCATGCGGCACAGAAGATCGCCGCCGGTGCCAGCCTGGTGCAGATCTATTCGGGGTTCATCTACAAGGGGCCTGCGCTGATCCGCGAAGCGGTGGACGCCATTGCTGCCATGCCGCGCTGA
- the rmf gene encoding ribosome modulation factor, whose product MRRLKRDPLERAFSRGYQYGVTGKSRELCPFTLPSVRQAWINGWREGRGDNWDGMTGTAGIHRLNELHAVG is encoded by the coding sequence ATGAGAAGACTTAAGCGTGATCCGTTGGAACGAGCATTTTCACGTGGCTACCAATATGGGGTCACCGGCAAATCCCGCGAGCTTTGCCCTTTTACTCTACCGTCTGTACGCCAGGCATGGATCAATGGCTGGCGTGAAGGACGCGGCGACAACTGGGACGGTATGACCGGCACTGCGGGTATTCACAGACTCAACGAACTTCACGCCGTTGGCTGA
- the rlmKL gene encoding bifunctional 23S rRNA (guanine(2069)-N(7))-methyltransferase RlmK/23S rRNA (guanine(2445)-N(2))-methyltransferase RlmL, whose translation MSDRFELYLTCPKGLEGLLAEEARGLGLEEVREHTSAIRGSADMETAYRLCLWSRLGNRVLLVLKRFNMKNADDLYDGVHEVEWQDHLEASGSLAVEFSGHGSGIDNTHFGALKVKDAIVDKLRTRDGERPSVDKLNPDLRVHLRLDRGEAILSLDLSGHSLHQRGYRLQQGAAPLKENLAAAVLIRAGWPRIAAEGGALADPMCGVGTFLVEAAMIAADIAPNLKRERWGFSAWLGHVPALWRKLHDEAQARAQAGLARPPLWIRGYEADPRLIQPGRNNVERAGLSDWVKIYQGEVGSFEPRPDQNQKGLVICNPPYGERLGDEASLLYLYQNLGERLRQSCLNWEAAVFTGAPDLGKRMGIRSHKQYAFWNGALPCKLLLIKVQPDQFVTGERRQPERDAQGNEEQRSPAAVASEPARLSEGGQMFANRLQKNLKQLGKWAKREQVSCYRLYDADMPEYALAIDLYQDWVHVQEYAAPRSIDPEKAQARLFDALAAIPQALGIDQSRVVVKRRERQSGTRQYERQSTQGQFLEVSEGGVKLLVNLTDYLDTGLFLDHRPMRMRIQREAAGKRFLNLFCYTATASVHAAKGGARSTTSVDLSRTYLDWARRNLSLNGFSDKNRLEQGDVMAWLQACRDEFDLIFIDPPTFSNSKRMEGVFDVQRDHVELLDLAVARLAPGGVLYFSNNFRKFQLDERLAERYAVEEISAQTLDPDFARNTKIHRAWRIQAR comes from the coding sequence ATGTCGGACCGTTTCGAACTCTACCTAACCTGCCCCAAAGGTCTTGAAGGCCTGCTCGCCGAAGAGGCCCGCGGCCTGGGCCTTGAAGAGGTGCGTGAACACACCTCGGCCATCCGCGGCTCGGCCGACATGGAAACCGCCTACCGCTTGTGCCTCTGGTCACGCCTGGGCAACCGCGTGCTGCTGGTGCTCAAGCGCTTCAACATGAAGAACGCCGACGACCTGTACGATGGTGTGCACGAAGTCGAGTGGCAGGACCATCTGGAAGCCAGCGGTTCGCTGGCCGTGGAGTTCAGCGGCCATGGCTCGGGTATCGACAACACCCATTTCGGCGCCCTGAAGGTCAAGGATGCCATTGTCGACAAGCTGCGTACCCGCGATGGCGAGCGTCCTTCGGTTGACAAGCTCAACCCTGACTTGCGCGTGCATCTGCGTCTGGACCGTGGTGAAGCAATCTTGTCCCTGGACCTGTCGGGCCACAGCCTGCACCAGCGCGGTTACCGTCTGCAGCAGGGGGCTGCGCCGCTCAAGGAAAACCTTGCCGCCGCCGTACTGATCCGTGCCGGCTGGCCGCGTATTGCCGCCGAAGGCGGTGCGCTGGCTGACCCGATGTGCGGTGTGGGTACTTTCCTGGTGGAAGCGGCGATGATCGCCGCCGACATCGCCCCCAACCTCAAGCGTGAACGCTGGGGCTTCAGCGCCTGGCTTGGCCATGTGCCGGCGTTGTGGCGCAAGCTGCACGACGAAGCGCAGGCGCGGGCGCAGGCCGGTCTTGCCCGTCCGCCGTTGTGGATTCGTGGCTACGAAGCCGATCCGCGGCTGATCCAGCCGGGCCGCAACAACGTCGAGCGTGCCGGTCTTAGCGACTGGGTGAAAATCTACCAGGGCGAGGTAGGCAGTTTCGAGCCGCGTCCAGACCAGAACCAGAAGGGCCTGGTGATCTGTAACCCGCCCTATGGCGAGCGTCTGGGTGATGAAGCCAGCCTGCTGTACCTCTACCAGAACCTCGGCGAGCGTCTGCGTCAATCGTGCCTGAACTGGGAAGCAGCGGTGTTTACCGGCGCCCCCGACCTGGGCAAGCGCATGGGTATTCGCAGCCACAAACAGTATGCGTTCTGGAACGGCGCGCTGCCGTGCAAGCTGTTGCTGATCAAAGTGCAGCCCGACCAGTTCGTCACTGGCGAACGTCGCCAGCCCGAGCGTGACGCTCAGGGTAACGAAGAACAGCGTTCGCCGGCAGCTGTTGCCAGCGAGCCGGCACGCTTGAGCGAAGGCGGGCAGATGTTCGCCAATCGTCTGCAGAAAAACCTCAAGCAACTGGGCAAGTGGGCCAAGCGCGAGCAGGTCAGTTGCTATCGTCTGTATGACGCTGACATGCCTGAGTACGCCCTGGCCATCGACCTGTATCAGGACTGGGTACACGTCCAGGAATACGCCGCACCGCGTTCGATCGACCCGGAGAAAGCCCAGGCCCGCCTGTTCGATGCCCTGGCCGCAATTCCCCAGGCACTGGGCATCGACCAGAGCCGGGTGGTGGTCAAGCGTCGCGAGCGTCAGAGCGGTACCCGCCAGTACGAGCGCCAGAGCACCCAGGGCCAGTTCCTTGAGGTCAGCGAAGGTGGCGTCAAATTGCTGGTCAACCTGACCGACTACCTGGATACCGGGCTGTTCCTCGATCACCGGCCGATGCGCATGCGTATCCAGCGTGAGGCCGCCGGCAAGCGTTTCCTCAACCTGTTCTGCTACACCGCGACCGCCAGCGTGCATGCGGCCAAGGGCGGTGCACGCAGCACCACCAGCGTCGACCTGTCCCGGACGTACCTGGACTGGGCACGGCGCAACCTGTCGCTCAATGGCTTCTCCGACAAGAACCGTCTGGAGCAGGGTGATGTCATGGCCTGGCTGCAAGCGTGCCGTGATGAGTTCGACCTGATCTTCATCGATCCGCCGACCTTCTCCAACTCCAAGCGTATGGAAGGTGTATTCGATGTCCAGCGTGACCATGTCGAATTGCTCGACCTGGCAGTAGCGCGTCTGGCACCGGGCGGCGTGCTGTATTTCTCCAACAACTTCCGCAAATTCCAGCTCGACGAACGTCTGGCCGAACGTTATGCGGTAGAGGAAATCAGCGCGCAGACCCTGGATCCGGACTTCGCCCGTAACACCAAGATTCATCGGGCATGGCGCATTCAGGCACGCTGA
- the istB gene encoding IS21-like element ISPpu7 family helper ATPase IstB — protein sequence MLPHPTLDKLQTLRLHGMLKALNEQLKTPDIDSLSFEERLGLLVDRELTERDDKRLSSRLRQARLKHNACLEDIDYRSPRGLDKALILQLSGGQWLRDGLNLIIGGPTGVGKTWLACALAHQACREGYSVRYLRLPRLLEELGLAHGDGRFAKLMSSYAKTDLLILDDWGLAPFTAEQRRDMLELLDDRYGQRSTIVTSQMPVDNWHELIGDPTLADAILDRLVHNAYRINLKGESMRKRTQKLTTPANPD from the coding sequence ATGCTGCCCCATCCGACCCTGGACAAGCTGCAAACCCTGCGCCTGCACGGCATGCTCAAGGCGCTGAACGAACAACTGAAAACCCCGGACATCGACAGCCTGAGCTTCGAGGAACGCCTCGGCCTGCTGGTCGACCGCGAGCTGACTGAACGCGACGACAAGCGCCTGAGCAGCCGCCTGCGCCAGGCCCGGCTCAAGCACAACGCCTGCCTCGAAGACATCGACTACCGCAGCCCGCGCGGGCTGGATAAGGCGCTGATCCTGCAACTGAGCGGCGGCCAGTGGCTACGCGACGGCCTCAACCTGATCATCGGCGGCCCCACCGGTGTCGGTAAAACCTGGCTGGCCTGCGCCCTGGCCCACCAGGCCTGCCGAGAAGGCTACAGCGTGCGTTACCTGCGCTTGCCGCGTTTGCTGGAAGAACTGGGTCTGGCCCATGGCGACGGGCGCTTCGCCAAGCTGATGAGCAGCTACGCCAAGACCGACCTGCTGATCCTCGATGACTGGGGCTTGGCCCCGTTCACCGCCGAACAGCGGCGCGACATGCTGGAGCTACTGGACGACCGCTACGGCCAGCGCTCGACCATCGTTACCAGCCAGATGCCGGTGGACAACTGGCACGAACTGATCGGCGATCCGACCCTGGCCGACGCTATCCTCGACCGCCTGGTGCACAACGCTTACCGGATCAATCTGAAGGGTGAATCAATGCGCAAACGGACGCAGAAATTGACGACGCCAGCCAACCCGGACTAA
- the istA gene encoding IS21-like element IS1491 family transposase — protein MRKIREVLRLKFEVGLSARQIAVSVQVGRVTVGDYLNRFAASGLSWPCSLSDAELEQQLFPPAPAVASEKRPLPDWAWVHAELRRPGVTLALLWQEYRLSQPQGFQYSWFCEHYRAWQGKLDVVMRQEHRVGEKLFVDYAGQTVPVIDRHSGEIRQAQVFVAVLGASSYTFAEATWSQQLPDWLGSHTRCFAFLGGVPEIVVPDNLRSAVSKAHRYEPDINPSYRDLAEHYGVAVVPARARKPRDKAKAEVGVQVVERWILAALRNRQFFSLDELNSAISVLLERLNQRPFKKLPGSRQTAFDSLDRPALRPLPEQPYVYAEWKKARVHIDYHVEVDGHYYSVPYQLVKKQLEVRLTARTVECFHANQRVASHLRSMHKGRHSTQAEHMPKSHREHAEWTPQRLIRWAEQTGPNTAGVIRHILERRIHPQQGYRACLGILRLGKTHGEVRLELACRRAISLGTCSYKSLESILRQGLENLPLAQQHLPLLPDDHANLRGPGYYH, from the coding sequence ATGCGTAAGATTCGCGAAGTACTACGTCTCAAGTTCGAGGTCGGACTATCAGCTCGCCAGATTGCGGTCAGCGTGCAGGTCGGTCGTGTCACCGTCGGCGACTACCTCAATCGTTTTGCCGCCAGTGGTCTCAGTTGGCCCTGTTCGTTGTCCGATGCCGAGTTGGAGCAGCAACTGTTCCCGCCGGCCCCGGCGGTTGCCAGCGAGAAGCGGCCTTTACCCGATTGGGCATGGGTGCATGCCGAACTGCGCCGCCCCGGGGTGACCCTGGCGCTGCTCTGGCAGGAGTACCGCCTGAGCCAGCCGCAGGGCTTTCAGTACAGCTGGTTCTGTGAGCACTACCGGGCCTGGCAGGGCAAGCTGGACGTGGTGATGCGTCAGGAGCACCGCGTCGGCGAGAAGCTGTTCGTCGACTATGCCGGCCAGACGGTGCCGGTTATCGACCGCCACAGCGGCGAGATCCGCCAGGCGCAGGTGTTCGTCGCGGTGCTCGGCGCGTCCAGCTACACCTTCGCCGAAGCCACCTGGTCGCAGCAGCTGCCGGACTGGCTAGGCTCGCATACCCGTTGCTTCGCCTTCCTCGGCGGCGTGCCGGAGATCGTGGTGCCGGACAACCTGCGCAGCGCGGTGAGCAAGGCCCATCGTTACGAGCCGGACATCAACCCCAGCTACCGCGACCTTGCCGAGCACTACGGAGTGGCGGTGGTGCCGGCGCGGGCACGCAAACCGCGCGACAAGGCCAAGGCCGAAGTCGGCGTGCAGGTGGTCGAGCGTTGGATCCTCGCGGCCCTGCGCAACCGTCAGTTCTTCTCCTTGGACGAACTCAACAGCGCCATCTCCGTGTTGCTGGAGCGGCTCAACCAACGCCCGTTCAAGAAGCTGCCGGGCTCGCGCCAGACGGCCTTCGACAGCCTGGATCGTCCGGCGCTGCGCCCCCTGCCGGAGCAACCCTACGTCTACGCCGAGTGGAAGAAAGCGCGGGTGCACATCGACTACCACGTCGAGGTCGATGGGCATTACTACTCGGTGCCGTATCAACTGGTGAAGAAGCAGCTGGAGGTGCGCCTGACGGCGCGCACCGTCGAGTGTTTCCACGCCAACCAGCGAGTGGCCAGCCACCTGCGCTCAATGCACAAGGGCCGGCACAGCACGCAGGCCGAGCACATGCCCAAGAGCCATCGCGAGCATGCCGAGTGGACGCCACAACGGCTGATCCGCTGGGCCGAGCAGACCGGGCCGAACACCGCCGGCGTGATCCGGCACATCCTCGAACGGCGCATCCATCCGCAGCAGGGCTACCGGGCCTGCCTGGGCATCCTGCGCCTGGGCAAAACCCACGGCGAAGTGCGCCTGGAGTTGGCCTGCCGTCGCGCCATCAGCCTCGGCACGTGCAGCTACAAGAGCCTCGAATCGATCCTGCGCCAGGGGCTGGAGAACCTGCCGCTGGCCCAGCAGCACCTGCCCCTGCTGCCGGACGACCACGCCAACCTGCGCGGCCCCGGCTACTACCACTGA